The window AATGTTGAGCCTAACATGGGTTTTATGTGTAGGTTGGCCTCGGCGTCAGGGAGATCACCCTTCTTCACTCTATCTTTGCCGCCTTGATCGACTGGTAGGTCCAACCAATAGGCACCATCATTTGAGCCACCTTGTGGAAGGTTAGCGCCGGTGGGTTCGATCGGAACGGGATTTTGTTCTTGATCCTTGTTATACAGAAGTGCTCCATTGGTGAAAAACCAACCCACAGACGAAGGGAGGTAAACTTCATCTGGGTGGAAGTATATGAATGGAGCGTAAGCCTGAAGTAATGCATCAATTTGGCTTTGGTTTGGCATATAAGTATTTGGTTGGGTGTTAGTGTTCTTCAAACAAGCTATATTATTGTCATTCGGAGATGCTTTTCCGTTTCGGGCTAGGAATGTGCCGACGGGGACACCCCTTGCTTGGATGCCCCTATCGATGGGTGTGAGGCTATACACATTGAACCCATCACTGGCTGCACCAGGAGGTCCCCAAATCCATGAGTCAGCTTGACATTGATCAGTTAGGTCGGTTCGAACGCACCTGATTTTATCAAGAGGTGGCTTCTCAGGCGAGCTAGTGACAACATGCCCCATGGCAGCATAGCCCTCCGGGGCAGTGGGTAACCATACGTATCCATCACCATCTTTCTTCATCTTCACAGACTCGCTGCTCCATACCCGTGTGTAATCAACTGGTTGCTGTAGAGCTGGGGATGGAGAGGAAGGTTGATCGTCTTCGGCTTTGGCAGCAAGGGCCCATCCGAAGAGGGGTTTGTTGTTGGGTTGGCTGTAGCAGCCGAGCATATAGAATCCTTGGGGTAGGGGTGAAGGCTCGAAGAAGGTTGCCCCTATGTTGTCTGGTCCTCCCTCATGAGTTGCCCATACTTTGTTGAAAGATGAAATTTGGCATACCTGTAATCCTCCTAGATTTATGATTCCATTTGCGAATCCACCACCTGCATGCACGCACGACATGAATATATATGCATGGCCATATCTATCTAATTATGTATAGACCAATCATATACTTGTAATCTTGTATTGTATATATGGTAAACAGCCAGTACTAAAATTAGAAACCGAGAAATCAAATGAAAGTTACTGCAGCTGGGAAATGGGGGAATGCATGAATGTGTTGTAAATCAAAGAGCTACTGGATGAATCTGAGATTATGGACTACTTACCAGATGGCCAAGCGGGTAATGGAGAGGGAAGCTTGAATGTGGTTTCGATCGGAGTCGCCTTCGTTGAAGATGAGAGGGAAAGGCAATTTCCCATTGTTGATCACTGTTTCTCGTAATTAGGAAAGATTAAGTTGGATATGATATATATCCTGACTAGAAAGGAAGGAATTAACTAATGATGGATCGATGTAATCTTTGGAAAGCTCTCATGGAATCAGCTGGCATGGCTAGCTAAGAGCAGAGGGAGAAGAGAATGATGAGGAGAAAGCGGACAGAACAAGAAGCAGCATTTGATGTGTAAATTAATGGAAGGACTGAAAAGATCATATATGTACGTTAAAGATAGATAGAGAGATAGATAAACAAACAGCAAAGCTAAACAAGGGACCGGGCCTTGGATATGTCGTGCAAGCAAACAAAACTGGCTGCTTGCTTTCTTCCAAAAACTTTGTTCAACTTATCGTGTAGACCAATCAAGCTCAATCCGCAACATAATGGCCATTTATTTGCAGTACGTTCATCTCTTCCAGGTAAAACATATGTACATGCAACCCCCCATTTTACCGTAATTACCTCTTAATTGTTATTAATTTTCATTGTGTTTATGTGCATGTAATGTGTAACCCCAAAGTTGCCGATCAAGGACAGTGACTCTCATAGCCCCAATCAATCTGGGATAACTCTTATCACAGAACATTCAGATTAACATTCGAAGTCACCTGCTGGATTTCAGAGTTCTGCTGGGCTCTCATCATCAGAATTAATTACTCCCATGCCTCCAGTACGTGTGAATTACTAGCTTAATTTCCATCCCCACTATTTCCTACCCTGCCTCCAGATATACTACATAAAACAAGTACATACGATTCATCATTTCTCTGATCTATATATATATGTGATGATCATGAAAATAATAATAATAAGAGACTAAGAGTTGGAGAACAACCTGTGATGGATGATGAATATAATGATTAGATAACTTAAAAAAAAAAAAAAATAGTTCATAAAGAGGGCTTTTGTTTAATGTTGAATTCATTTTCATCACATACTATAACGCAACATTGAAAACTTTCAGAATATTGTAATTAGCTTCATCTCTCCCACCATGTTGCCACCAGAAGATAGTAATTCTGGTAACACTTAATTTCTATCACAAAGGGGTTACAAAAATGTTTGATGAAGTAAGAAACTCGCTGTCTAGCTAACTAGGGTCACCAAAGGTGCACAAACCGGGAAAAGCCCCCCATGTTTCTATCACAAAATGGTCGCGAGTTATTATCTACCTAAAACCACCTGAAATTAAAAAGAAATAACAAACAATAGGTGTATAACAATTTGGGCTTAGGGTTAACAAACCTAGGTTTAACCATCACCAAGCACAAGTGTTTGAGTAAATGTCTGCATGATCTGTTGACGCAGTCCGTCTAAATTGTTATATTTGGTGCCTTGGGAAGCAAGTCTCTTTTGCAATCAGCAATCTGTTAAGCAACCGTTTGCGTTGCATTCATCTCTTTCTAAGCATCAGCAGAATCAACAATCTAATCAGCCAATATTCCACATTCAACACAATCCATGCTTCAGCAAACAGCAATGCCACAACACTCCTCCACTTTCTTGTTTAATATATGTATTGTATTTTGTTTTATCGAATGCCATCAAGACATTTTCATTACTCAAGCAAGAATGAGGCGGATACATACCTTCCTCTGCC of the Fragaria vesca subsp. vesca linkage group LG6, FraVesHawaii_1.0, whole genome shotgun sequence genome contains:
- the LOC101300074 gene encoding uncharacterized protein LOC101300074, with the protein product MGNCLSLSSSTKATPIETTFKLPSPLPAWPSGGGFANGIINLGGLQVCQISSFNKVWATHEGGPDNIGATFFEPSPLPQGFYMLGCYSQPNNKPLFGWALAAKAEDDQPSSPSPALQQPVDYTRVWSSESVKMKKDGDGYVWLPTAPEGYAAMGHVVTSSPEKPPLDKIRCVRTDLTDQCQADSWIWGPPGAASDGFNVYSLTPIDRGIQARGVPVGTFLARNGKASPNDNNIACLKNTNTQPNTYMPNQSQIDALLQAYAPFIYFHPDEVYLPSSVGWFFTNGALLYNKDQEQNPVPIEPTGANLPQGGSNDGAYWLDLPVDQGGKDRVKKGDLPDAEANLHIKPMLGSTFTDIAIWIFYPFNGPARAKVQFFNVSLGKIGEHVGDWEHVTLRVSNFTGQLWSVYFSQHSKGIWVDSSALEFQDGNKPVTYASLHGHAFYPKAGLVLQGSGGIGIRNDTAKSKMVMDSGLRPSIMAAEYLGKAIIEPPWLNYCRKWGPKLSYQIADEIKKVEKLLPGPLKSAFDKFIRSIPDEVLGEEGPTGPKIKNNWNGDEVV